Part of the Candidatus Hydrogenedentota bacterium genome is shown below.
AACACGCGGGTGTTCTCGTCCTGCTGGAACCGGTCCACAAGTTGCTGCCGCTTCTTTACCGGCGTGGCGCCCGTGACGAGCACGGCCTTCTCCCCGAAATGCCGCGCAAGCTTCTGCAACGGGTCGTCGAAGCATGAGAACACAAGTGCCTTGTCGCCCTGGTCGAGCACATTCTCGACAAATTCCTCCGTCAGCGGCGTCTTGGCCATGGCCACCTTGTGGCGCGCCGTCGTGAGCGCGCCCAGCAGCCGCATCCGGTCGCGCGAGCGCGCGCCGACGTTGGTGGCGCCGCCGCCCATGAGCAGGCGCAGCGCCTGGCGCATCTCCTGCCGGCCCACGCCCTCCGGGATCTCAAGGGGCACGTAGGTGCGCACCTTGGGCGGCAGGTCGAGCACCTCTTCCTTGGTCCGGCGCAGCAGGACGCCGTCCAGCTGCGTCTTCAGTTCCGCAAGATTGCTCGCGCCGTCGGTGACCCAGCCGTAGTCGTTCTTGTACGCCGCGCAATACCGCTTGGCGAAGGTCAGGAAGCTTTGCGCCATGGGATGCTTGAGCAACTGCAACAGCGGGAACAGGTCGCGCGGGCGGTTCGTGATGGGCGTTCCGGTCAGGCACATGACCGCGGGGTTCTCGGGTGCCGCCTCGACCAGCGCGCGGCCGTGGCGGCTGCGCTGCGTCTGGTGATTCTTCAGGAAATGGGCCTCGTCGAAGATGAAACCGGCCCACGGCAGCGCCTTGAGCGCGCTTTCGTGCTTGCGCAGCAGGTCGTAGTTCACGACGGACCAGCCGCGGTAGTCCGGTGCCGGGACGGGCCCCGGGCCCACGACGCGGACCTCGGCGTCCGGCCGGGCCATGCCGATTTCGCGGGCCCAGTTGAGTTTCACCGCCGCCGGGCAAATAACGAGCCACGGCCCCTGCGGGGCGGCCTCATGCATGGCCACGACGGACTGGCGCGTCTTGCCCAGGCCCATGTCGTCGGCCAGAATCGACCGGCGGCGCCCGAGCAGGAACGCCACGCCATCGACCTGGTGCGGATACAGACCCTCGGCCAGCCGGGCCGCGCGGCGCCGCGCCTCTTCGGCCACTTCCGGCGAGGGCGGCAACGGGTGTGATTGCATACTCATAGCTTTGTCCTCCTTCGCGCACGGTTGTTGCGCGTTTTGTTGCTCAATCGCGCAAGGCATACGAACGGGCGCGCAGCGAAGGAGAGAAAGACAATGCCCCTGCTCCGGAGGGAACAGGGGCATGACGGGTTTTCGGTTCTCGCTGCCACCTGCATGGTCCCCGCCCGAGGCGGGGTGGCTTTGGCACCGTGTGGCTGGTTGCCCCGGCGGTCATGGGAGCCATTTCTCCTCGCGCCGAATTCGTCATGCCCTGCGATTCAACTTTCACACACTGACCAAGGANNNNNNNNNNNNNNNNNNNNNNNNNNNNNNNNNNNNNNNNNNNNNNNNNNNNNNNNNNNNNNNNNNNNNNNNNNNNNNNNNNNNNNNNNNNNNNNNNNNNCGGGACCACGAGGCTGCAGACTCGAATGCCCTCAAAGGTGAACCATTCCATCTCGTCGATGACCGAGCGCAGCCTGTGTGTGACGAAATCACTCTCTTCGGGCTCGGCGTCTCCGGACTCTTCATCGTGCTCGAATTCGGCCGGATCGAAGACGTCGGGGGAATCCGGATTGTTCTCCCAAGTGTCGTTCTGTTGGAGGTCATCCCGCTGGGATGGCAGCGGATGTTCCTGCGCCTTCAGGCTCCGGGCGAATCCATACAACTGAAACTCGCGGAGCTCGTCTGGGTCAAACAGCCCGCGATGTTCGTGGTAGAAAGGCAGAAAGACCGTGACTTCCCGGTCTGCACGCCCCTGCAGCGTGACCTCCCCGGCGAGGTGGTCCGCGTATTCGCAAACGGAGATGACACGCGCGCGGTAGGCAATGCCGCAAGAGGCCACGGGATACGCGGTCATGACCGGCCGCGGG
Proteins encoded:
- a CDS encoding DEAD/DEAH box helicase, whose translation is MSMQSHPLPPSPEVAEEARRRAARLAEGLYPHQVDGVAFLLGRRRSILADDMGLGKTRQSVVAMHEAAPQGPWLVICPAAVKLNWAREIGMARPDAEVRVVGPGPVPAPDYRGWSVVNYDLLRKHESALKALPWAGFIFDEAHFLKNHQTQRSRHGRALVEAAPENPAVMCLTGTPITNRPRDLFPLLQLLKHPMAQSFLTFAKRYCAAYKNDYGWVTDGASNLAELKTQLDGVLLRRTKEEVLDLPPKVRTYVPLEIPEGVGRQEMRQALRLLMGGGATNVGARSRDRMRLLGALTTARHKVAMAKTPLTEEFVENVLDQGDKALVFSCFDDPLQKLARHFGEKAVLVTGATPVKKRQQLVDRFQQDENTRVFLANIIAGGVGLNLTAARQVVFNDLDWVPANHFQAEDRAYRIGQNG